The proteins below are encoded in one region of Paenibacillus sp. YYML68:
- a CDS encoding permease, which produces MSMTIQRILTNVTALVCLVMLVLIFTQKQPPDLTWLSVDSVQNFKTLFISIVLEAMPFVLLGVLVSALLQTFVSEQTVRRWAPKNPVLGVMFACVLGIIFPLCECGMIPVIRRLIRKGLPVYTAVVFILAGPIINPVVYASTFMAFRTRPEIAYSRMALAFVVAATVGLLVYRLVRTNPLRAAHAHTHENTHTAAAHSHAHEHDHSHDHSHEKPGRLHRISSVFGHASDEFFDMGKYLIFGALLTALIQTFMSRESLVSIGEGPLSSHLFMMGFAYVLSLCSTSDAFVASSFATTFSTGSLVTFLVFGPMIDLKGTLMMLSAFRVKFVLLIITLVTIVTLAGSLVLERIVF; this is translated from the coding sequence TTGTCCATGACCATTCAACGAATCTTGACGAACGTGACCGCACTGGTATGCTTGGTGATGCTTGTCCTCATCTTCACCCAAAAGCAGCCCCCTGACTTAACATGGCTAAGTGTCGACAGTGTTCAAAACTTCAAAACATTGTTCATCAGCATCGTGCTGGAGGCGATGCCGTTCGTCCTCCTTGGCGTGCTCGTGTCGGCGCTGCTGCAGACGTTCGTCTCCGAGCAGACTGTACGCCGCTGGGCTCCGAAAAATCCGGTGCTCGGTGTAATGTTCGCCTGCGTGCTCGGCATCATATTCCCGCTGTGCGAATGCGGCATGATCCCCGTCATCCGGCGCCTCATCCGCAAGGGACTGCCCGTCTACACTGCCGTCGTGTTCATTCTGGCCGGTCCGATTATCAATCCAGTCGTATACGCCTCGACCTTCATGGCGTTCCGCACGCGGCCAGAAATTGCATATTCACGCATGGCGCTCGCCTTCGTCGTCGCCGCGACGGTCGGACTTCTCGTATACCGGCTCGTGCGCACCAATCCGCTGCGCGCTGCTCATGCTCACACGCACGAGAACACCCATACGGCGGCGGCTCATTCACATGCACACGAGCACGACCACTCACACGATCATTCGCACGAGAAGCCGGGCCGATTACACCGCATTTCCAGCGTGTTCGGACACGCGTCGGACGAGTTTTTCGATATGGGCAAATATTTAATCTTCGGCGCCTTGCTGACCGCACTTATTCAAACGTTCATGTCCAGAGAAAGTCTCGTGTCCATCGGTGAAGGACCACTCAGCTCGCACCTGTTCATGATGGGCTTCGCTTACGTGCTGTCGCTGTGCTCGACGTCGGACGCCTTCGTCGCCTCCTCGTTCGCCACGACGTTCTCAACCGGTTCACTGGTGACGTTCCTCGTCTTCGGACCGATGATCGATCTGAAGGGGACACTGATGATGCTGTCTGCGTTCCGCGTCAAGTTCGTGCTGTTAATTATTACGCTCGTCACTATTGTGACATTGGCCGGTTCTCTTGTGCTCGAACGTATCGTATTCTGA
- a CDS encoding O-methyltransferase, protein MILEQLPLARQLELAFRELKEELAHLTSGTVFIQIRNNVIGKFGIRHFPIEGRGTELRRTESGLTESHQLSMTRMALESLKLKKWSHGEIQFEFAMRQNQLCTSVTFESNYNMASIVDKSKASRFE, encoded by the coding sequence TTGATCTTGGAGCAATTGCCATTGGCAAGACAGTTGGAGCTTGCGTTTCGTGAGCTTAAGGAAGAGCTGGCGCATTTGACTTCAGGTACGGTGTTTATTCAGATTCGCAACAATGTGATTGGCAAGTTCGGTATTCGTCATTTTCCGATTGAGGGCCGCGGGACGGAGCTCAGACGGACGGAGAGCGGCTTAACCGAAAGCCATCAGCTTTCGATGACTCGCATGGCGCTTGAATCGTTGAAGCTGAAGAAGTGGTCGCATGGAGAAATTCAGTTCGAGTTCGCCATGAGGCAAAACCAGCTATGCACGAGTGTGACGTTCGAGTCTAACTACAACATGGCAAGCATAGTCGACAAGTCGAAAGCATCGAGATTTGAGTAG
- a CDS encoding TIGR03943 family putative permease subunit, with amino-acid sequence MNPRIISFHHALKAIILLGFAGYIAHLVQTDLILLYIAPKMVDYVKWSAVALYAVSVHQGYRAYKAWRTPPSDCGCGHDHTPSRSLLKNTVVYGLFILPLLMGFLLPDTSLSSSLAAKKGMNLSSASSVKKESSAATSSSQTTPAAPVPEQGTTEGNAQTSAADELFPSDKFTKQYADHAKKLYREDVIRVPEEFYIETLTSVDLYLDRFVGKKLELTGFVYRQEDMKDNQFVVGRFSIQCCSADAAPYGILAEYDRAKTLADDSWVTVTGTIEKTTFNEVEIMVLKIEKIAKAEPAATPYVYPNMNFGA; translated from the coding sequence ATGAATCCGCGTATCATCAGCTTCCACCATGCGCTTAAGGCAATCATTCTGCTCGGCTTCGCCGGCTATATCGCCCACTTGGTGCAGACCGACCTTATACTGCTATATATCGCGCCCAAGATGGTAGATTATGTGAAATGGTCAGCCGTGGCGCTGTACGCTGTCTCGGTGCATCAAGGGTATCGCGCATACAAGGCTTGGCGAACACCGCCTTCCGATTGCGGCTGCGGTCATGATCATACGCCATCCCGATCGTTGCTTAAGAATACGGTCGTATACGGCCTGTTCATTTTACCGCTCTTGATGGGCTTCCTGTTGCCCGACACGTCGCTCAGCAGCAGCCTCGCGGCGAAGAAGGGGATGAACCTGAGCAGCGCCAGCTCCGTGAAGAAGGAGTCGAGCGCAGCGACGAGCAGCTCTCAGACGACACCTGCGGCACCTGTGCCCGAGCAGGGAACGACTGAAGGCAACGCGCAGACGTCCGCAGCAGACGAGCTGTTCCCGTCTGACAAGTTTACGAAGCAATATGCCGATCACGCGAAGAAGCTGTACCGCGAGGATGTCATCCGGGTACCTGAGGAGTTTTACATCGAGACGTTAACGTCCGTGGATCTGTATCTAGACCGCTTCGTTGGCAAAAAGCTGGAGCTGACCGGCTTCGTATATCGTCAAGAGGACATGAAGGACAATCAGTTCGTCGTCGGCCGCTTCTCGATTCAATGCTGCTCGGCAGATGCCGCCCCTTACGGCATACTTGCCGAGTATGACCGTGCCAAGACGCTGGCTGACGACAGCTGGGTGACAGTGACGGGCACCATCGAGAAGACGACGTTCAACGAAGTGGAGATTATGGTGCTGAAGATTGAGAAAATCGCAAAGGCGGAGCCAGCCGCAACTCCGTATGTATATCCGAACATGAATTTCGGTGCCTAG
- a CDS encoding alpha/beta-type small acid-soluble spore protein has translation MGAGQSRSSNALVVPQASQALDQLKYEVAQELGIQIPQDGYYGFMATRDTGAIGGHITRRLVQIAEQQLAGKFTR, from the coding sequence ATGGGCGCAGGACAATCCCGCAGCAGCAACGCTTTAGTCGTTCCACAGGCCTCCCAGGCTCTGGACCAGTTGAAGTATGAGGTTGCTCAAGAGCTGGGCATCCAAATTCCTCAGGACGGTTACTATGGCTTCATGGCAACTCGTGACACTGGGGCAATTGGTGGCCACATCACACGTCGTCTGGTTCAAATCGCCGAGCAGCAGCTTGCAGGCAAGTTCACAAGATAA